One segment of Alnus glutinosa chromosome 2, dhAlnGlut1.1, whole genome shotgun sequence DNA contains the following:
- the LOC133861133 gene encoding heavy metal-associated isoprenylated plant protein 21 — protein MGALDYLSNFCTVTSTRGKRKAMQTVEIKVKMDCDGCERRVKNAVTTMKGVKSVEVNRKQHRVTVSGYVEPNKVLKRVKSTGKRAEFWPYIPQHLVHYPYASGAYDRRAPSGFVRNVVQAFPASNAPEDNIVSLFSDDNVNACSIM, from the exons atgggTGCTCTTGATTACCTCTCCAACTTTTGCACTGTCACCAGCACAAGGGGCAAGCGCAAAGCAATGCAG ACAGTCGAGATCAAAGTCAAAATGGACTGTGATGGCTGTGAAAGGAGAGTAAAAAATGCTGTTACCACCATGAAAG GTGTAAAATCTGTGGAGGTGAACAGAAAGCAACACCGGGTAACAGTGAGTGGTTATGTTGAACCAAATAAGGTGTTGAAGAGGGTAAAGAGTACAGGGAAGAGAGCTGAATTTTGGCCTTATATCCCTCAACATCTAGTCCACTATCCTTATGCGTCCGGAGCCTACGACAGAAGGGCACCATCCGGCTTCGTTCGAAACGTTGTGCAAGCTTTTCCGGCCTCAAATGCACCTGAGGATAACATTGTCTCACTATTCAGTGATGATAATGTGAACGCATGTTCCATCATGTAA